The segment AATGCTGCTGTGGAGCCTCTTGCTGAACTCGATGTTCACTTCGGTGGGGCGGTCCGCATGGTCGAAAATGATGAGGGACGGGGTTTCGCCGACGATGAGTGCCGTTTCGAGAATTCCGGAAGCTTCTTCGACGGAATTGCAGGTGTACATCGTGCAATCTTCCGCCATGTCGTTCTCCAAAAGCCACTGGAGAGTCCACTGGCTCATCCTGTCAAGGCTCCCCGGGGAAGACGGCGAAATGAAGAAAATGTGTCCCATGGCCTAAAAGATAGGTATTTATTACGGGCTGTGAATAGATTTTTTGCCCTATTTTGAAAAATTATTTTCTACCCCATAATTATCGCCAACTTATCCACCATTTGTCGCCAAGTTGTTTTTTTAGGGGTCTTCCGAGTTATTTAAATTTGTGGTATGTTCCCTGATCTGGCCGAATTCAAGTTCATCGATTCCTTGCTAAAAAAGGCCTCCCCGATGGCGCCCGTGTCGCCCGTTTCGAGGTCGTGGCTCCCTGCCGGGGACGACTGCGCCATATTCGACGGCTGGCTCGTGACGAAGGACCTCTCGGTCGAAGGGACTCATTTTCGCATGGACTGGTCTACTCCGGAACAGGCTGTCGAGAAGCACATCGTTTCGAACGTTTCGGACATATCCTCGATGGGCGGGTCTGCGAAGTTTGCTCTCTCGGGAATCTGCATCAACAAGTCGTGGGACGCCCAGACGCGAAAGCGTATCGGCGATGCCGTAGCCGAGGGCTTTGCGAGGCGCGGGATTGCCCTGATTGGCGGCGATACCGTTTCGGCGGATTGCGGAATGCTGAGTACAACGTTGTTGGGAATCTCGGATAAGGGCGACCCCCTGCTCCGCTCCGGTGCCAAGGTTGGCGACGGCGTGTTTGTCGCAGGCACTCTCGGGAAGTCTGCCGCGGGGCTCTGGCTCCTGATGAACCACCCGGAGGCGAAGGATGAATTTCCGACGCTTGTCGATTACCACCTGGCCCCCACGATAGACGAACATTGTGGCGCAAGGCTCGTAGAAATGGGCGTTCGCGGGGCTTGCATGGACATAAGCGACGGGCTTTCCTCGGAACTCAACCACTTGGCCCTTTCGTCGGGCGTGGGAATCGAGATTGAGGAACGCTATATCCCGGTCGACCCCGAGGTTTTGCGCCTGTCTGCGCGCTATGGCCTTGACCCTCTTGAATTTGCGTTAAATGGTGGCGAAGAATACGAACTTCTTTTCACCGTATCTGTCAAAAATGATATATTTCCAAGAGATGACGCCCTTTCGGGAGGCGTGTTCAGGATTGGGACCGTAGTAGATGGTTCGGGAGTCCGTATGCGCTGCTCCGATGGGGAAAATAGGTTTGTTAAAGCACAGGCTTGGTCTCATTTATGATAAGTAATGTGAAAATGAACTTAGGCGAACTCCTGCTCCGTCAGCATGTCCTTGACGAAGACCGGTTGGCCCATGCCATTTCGGAACACAAGCGTACGGGCCTTTCGCTCGCGAAGGTGCTTGTCCGCCTGCAGATGGTTTCCGAAGATACGCTCACCAGCATTCTTGGTGTACAGATGCAGTCGGCCACCAAGATGCGCATCGGCGAAATGCTGCTTGCGCAGGGCTACATTAAGCAGGAGCAACTGGACAAGGCTCTCGAAACGCAGAAGACTACGGGCAAGCGTCTTGGCCGTACGCTGGTGGAACTGGGCTACATGCCCGAAGAAAGGCTTGTCGAAATCCTTTCCCGCCAGTTCGAAGTCCCGTACGTAAAGCTCGAGAACTTCTCCATCGACAACGACGCCTACACCTACCTGCCCGAAGAAATGTGCAAGCAGTACAAGGTGGTACCGCTGTTCGTCTCGAAGTCCGAGGATGACCGCAAGATGGTTCGCGAGGCCCTGACGCTTGCGATGACCGACCCGACCAACATGCGCGTTATCCAGATAGTCAAGTTCAAGGTCAAGATGGACGTGGATGTCGTGATGGCGTCTGAAGCGGATGTCATGAAGACTATCGAGCGCGTTTATGCAGGTCATGGTCCGCAAGAAGAATCTCTTGCCGAACTTATCAGCGAAAGCAAGGACGGCGAAGAACTCGAAACTGTCGAACGTGGCCAAGGGGGAAACGACGAACCCGAACTGAGTGACGAAGAAGGCCGTGCGGTCGTGAAGATCGTGACGACGCTTATCCACGAAGCCATTGCCCGCCACGCATCCGATATTCACCTGGAGCCGCAGGAAACGTTCCTCAAGCTCCGCTACCGTATTGATGGTGACCTGCAGGTGATGGCGCCGATTCCCGCGCGCCTCATGCCGCAGATCCTTTCGCGTATCAAGCTCTTGTCGAAGATGGATATCGCCGAAAAGCGTAAACCTTTGGACGGCCGTTTCACGGTGCGCTACAAGGGTTCCGAAGTTGACCTTCGTGTGAGCTCGTTCCCGATTTCGCTGCGTAAGCGCGGTGTTTGCGAAAAGATTGTTATGCGTATCTTGGACCCGAACTCCGGCCAGTTCCCGCTGAAGGACATGGGCTTTGACCCGCGCGTGTTCAAGCAGTTTATCGATGCGATTAACGCTCCGAACGGCATTGTGCTTGTTACCGGCCCGACTGGTTCCGGTAAGTCTACTACGCTTTACGCTTCTATCCGCGAGATTCTTGATTCCACGATTAACATTTCTACCATGGAAGACCCGGTGGAATTGAACATCGATGGCGTTAACCAAGGACAAATTAACAACGCCGCAGGCTTTACCTTCGCGGCGGGCATTCGCGCCCTGCTCCGTCAGGACCCGGATGTTATTATGATCGGTGAAATGCGTGACCAGGAGACGTCGTCCATGGCTATCGAAGCCGCATTGACGGGTCACTTGGTCTTCAGTACGTTGCATACGAACGACGCTGCCGGTTCGTTCCCGCGTTTGCTGGAAATGGGCCTGGAACCGTTCCTTGTGTCTACCGCTATCAAGGGTATCCTTGCACAGCGCCTTGTGCGCCGCATCTGCAAGTACTGCAAGGAGCCTGTGGAAATTTCCGAATCCCTGCGCGAAGAACTGCACCTCTCTCCCGACATGCAGTTCTACCATGGCAAGGGCTGTGACAAGTGCGATGGTTCGGGTTACAAGGGCCGTTGCGGTATCTACGAGTTCCTCGTGCCGAACGAATCCGTGCGTAACCTGGTTATCAAGCGTGCCTCCGGTGACGAAATCAAGCGTTGCGCCATGAAGGAATGCGACATGATTACGCTGCGTATGGATGGCATCAACAAGGCTCTGCAGGGCCTTACCACGCTGGAACAGGCGGTGGGCGCATCTGCACCGGATGATTGATTTGTAGTTTGTACGTTTATTGATTTGGAGAATCTATGCGCTGTTTGGTAACTGGTGGTGCCGGCTTTTTGGGTAGCCACCTGTGTGAAAGGCTTTTGGACGATGGCCACGAGGTCATCTGTCTAGATAACTATTTTACGGGCCGTATGGCGAACGTCGCGCACCTGCGTGATAACAGGAGTTTTGAACTCATCCGCCACGATGTTACGGAACCGATTTTGCTGGAAGTGGACCGCATCTTTAACCTCGCGTGCCCCGCAAGCCCTATCCATTACCAGTTTAATCCGGTGAAGACCATCAAGACGAGCGTGATGGGTGCCATCAACATGCTTGGCATGGCCAAGCGTGTGAAGGCGCGTATTCTGCAGGCCTCAACGAGCGAAGTCTACGGTGACCCGGCAGTGCACCCGCAGACCGAAGACTACTGGGGAAACGTGAACCCCATCGGTATCCGCAGTTGTTATGACGAAGGCAAGCGCGTTGCCGAAACGTTGTTCATGGATTACCACAGGCAAAATAATGTGGACATCCGCATTGTGCGCATTTTCAATACTTACGGCCCGCGCATGTTGCCCAACGATGGCCGCGTGGTATCTAACTTCATCGTGCAGGCGCTCAAGGGCGAAGACCTCACCATTTACGGCGACGGCAGCCAGACCCGCAGCTTCTGCTATGTGGACGACCTCATTGAGGGCTTTGTGCGCATGATGAACCAGGACAAGATTATCGGTCCGGTGAATATCGGGAATCCTGGTGAATTCACGATGCTTGAGCTTGCGAAGGAAGTGCTCGAACTGACGGGTTCCAAGAGCAAGATAGTCTATAGGCCGCTCCCCGGTGACGACCCGAAGATGCGCCGCCCGAATATCGACCTTGCGAAGAGCGCACTTGGCTGGGAACCGACTATCCCGCTGCGCCAGGGACTCGAGAAGACGATTGTCTACTTTGAGGAACTGCTTAAGGGCGAACGCTAGCAGTTTGCAGATACTAGGACTTGTCATGCCCGGCTTGACCGGGCATCTTTATTTCTTTTAATAGGATTACTTACAGCCTACTACTTTGCAGATGGGGCAGTTTTCAGGCTTGTGTCCCATTGCCTTGCAGTACGTGCGCCCGAAGTAGATAATCTGCAGGTGGCGCTTTTCCCATTCTTCCTTGGGGAATATTTTCTTGAGATCGGCCTCGGTCTGTTCGACGGAACTGCCGTCCGATAGTCCCCAGCGCTTTGCAAGTCTGTGGATGTGCGTGTCGACGGGGAAGGCGGGTGTCTTGAAGGCGTGAATCATCATGACACTTGCCGTCTTGTGGCCCACGCCGGGGAGGGCTTCCAGTTCCTCGAAGGTGCGGGGGACCTCTCCGCCGTATTTCTCGACTAGCGTTTTCGACAGGTTATAGATGTTCTTGCTTTTCGTGTTGAAGAATCCGCAGGGTTTGATAATCTCGGCGATGTTTTCGACCCCAAGCTTGACCATGGCAGCGGGCGTTTTCGCCTTCTTGTACAGGACTTTCGTTACCTGGTTTACGCGTATGTCGGTACACTGCGCACTCAGCACGACGGCTACGAGCAACGTGAAGGGGCTGGTGTAGTCGAGCGGTATGGGCGGGTTGGGGAACAACTCGTCTAGTTTATCGCCGATGAACTTGATTTTGTCTGTTTTTTTCATGCGGCCTCAGTTGCGCGGGCAAACGGGCTAGTCGCAGTCTCGCGTGAAGTCCTGCTGCATGTTGAAACTGGGCATGTCGTCGGTCGGGTGTCCGACTTCGACGGCAGGGACGCCTGCGTAGGTCGTGTGCGGCGGCACATCGCAGAGCACAACCGCTCCGGCGCCAATTTTCGCGCAGTCGCCGATGTGGATGTTGCCGAGCAGTTGGGCGTGTGCACCGAGCATCACGCCGTTCCCGATTTTCGGGTGACGGTCGCCGGTCTCGTTACCGGTACCGCCGAGTGTCACGCCGTGCAAGAAACTCACGTTGTTGCCGACGACGGCAGTTTCGCCGATGACAATGTTTGTCGCGTGGTCAATCAGGAGACCGTGCCCGATCTTTGCGGCCGGGTGGATGTCCATGCCGAACTTGCGGCTGATGATGTTCTGGAGCATCTTGGCGGGGAAGGGGCGGTTTTCCGTCCAAAGGGCGTGTGCCACGCGGTATGCCTGCAAACCCTGGAAACCCTTGAACAGCAGGAGCGGCTCGAGGTAGCTGGTGCAGGCGGGGTCGCGGAGAACGGTAGCCTTGATGTCCTTTGCGGCCCAGAGTAGAAGGTCCGGGTACTTGGCGTAAATCTCGCGGAACATCTTTTCCAGTTCGTCGCGGTCAATAACTTCACCGGCCAGCTGACAGGCGAGAGTCACGCCGAGCATGTCCGCAAAGTCTTTGCGGCTGAGTACCTGTTCTTCGAGCATCAGCTTGGAGAGCGGTTCTTTTTCGACTAGGGCTTTTGCCTCGTCGCGGAGCGACTTTTCCATTTCTTCGACTGTCATAGCGGTTGCAAATATAGAAAATTGAGGAGCGCGCTTGCCGGAATGTGGAACCAGCCGGGGCGGAATTCCAGTTCGTAGCAGGCCTCGTAAATGGCTTTCGCAAGCACGTAGGGCGCGCAGGCGGTTTCGAGGGCTGCGGCATCGATGTGGGCGGCTTGCGCGTAGCCTTCGAGAAAAGCGCGTTCGCAGGTGGCGCTGTCGTAGGCTGCGGTGGCGCCTGCATACTGGAAACTGCGCAACATTCCCGCAATGTCGACTGCGGGGGAACGCATCGCCCTGCGGTACTCGAGACTGCGGGAGGGCTCTCCCTCGAAATCGAGAATCTTGAATACCTGAGCATTTTTTTCAGTAGAGGACTGCGCAGAAACCAGCACCTGCCCCAGGTGATAATCCCCGTGGATGCGCTGCGGGGCGAACAGCGTTTCTGTTGTGCCGTCGAATGATTTTGCCGCAATCTCGCGGAGGCGAGGAAGTTTCTCTGCAACGCTTGCTAAAAGCGCGCTCGTCTCGTTGCCTGCGGGAGTTCCGGCGCCTATTGCATTATGCAGGAGCCGTTCCAGTTTGTCGAACGGGATGTCGGGGGCTTGCGGCTGCGTTCCTGTAAGGCCTTTCAATGCGCAGTGCATTTCTGCGGTCGCTTCGCCTAGGCCGAACGCTGCCTGCGTGAGCGATTTCTGGTCTTGCTTGCCCTGTGTAAAGAACGCCCACGCGTCTTGCATGCAGGTGAGTCGCTCCTCGAGAATTCCCAGTGCATATTCATTGCCGGAATCATCGATGTACTTGCACGAACCATAGAAATGCGGTATGGCGTCAAGGCCTTCTTTTTCTAGGTGCTCAAGGGTTTCTACTTCAGGGTGGGCGCCCGCTTGCAGCCTGCGGTAGAGCTTGAAGAACAGACGCTCGCTTGCGAATGCGGAATTGCTCTGCTCAGCATCGAGCGGGCGGATTGCCGAAAGGCTTTTTTGCAGGTCGCCATGCTGAGTCTTTGCTGTAAAATCGTGACCGCATTTGAAGACGATTTTCCCGGAACTTGCCGCGTAGCTTTTTTCTGGCGCAGAAAACGCCTCTTCGAGCATGTTCCCGATGCGGCATTCGTCTTCGATGAGGGCGTAGAAATCGGGTGCGCGGTTTTCGCTGGCATTAAATGTTACGCGGACGATCGAGATGGCACATCCGGCGATAGATGCGCGGGTCTCCTCCGAAACGGAATCAATCCTTGCGCCCTTGCCCATGAACCAGCGCTTGCTGGAAATGCCTTGCATATCGTCCATATGCAAAATTATAGCAATAAGCAAATGAAACGGGGCATATAAAAAAGCCGTTTGTTGCTTCTTATATGCCCCGCAGCATTTTACCCCGTATAAAAACTTTTTATTTGTGCGATGGCAACGTGGGGAAGTACCCCTGCTGGCGCAACGCCGCGAGCACCTTCAGCTTGTTGTTGGTCGGTTCTGCCATGAGTCCATCGAGCACGAACTGCGGGATACGCTTTTGGGGCCTAAACTGCGGTGGTAAATCGCGGTAGTTGCCGAGTTGCCACATGTAAAGCATCTTCTCGATGAACTGGTCCCACGGAAATTTATCTGCCTGCGTCAACATGAATCTCGCGGGCTTCTTGTAGTCCGTCGAATCCAGGAGCAGCGAGCCATCTTTATAACATGCAAAAAGCGCAGCCTGCCTCTCCATCATCTGGGTTGCGGGCTGCGCTGGAATGGTAAGAATAAGCGGCATTGTGCTAGGACTATGCGGCAAGAACTTCGCGTTGGATCTGCGTGTACTGGTAATTAGAAATTGCTGTAATTCTCAGCACCAGATCACGGGTGATTCCCGCCTTGATGAGGGCCCTAGCATAATTCATCTTGTTCATGTCGGGTGTTGTCATAGGAACCTCTGGAAGGGGTGTTGAACTTCTTTTCGTTATTAAAAACATAGTATTTTTTTATGAAAAAAGGAGGGCGTTTTAGGGGTGTTTTTGAAAGCGTGTATTATTGCTCACACGCGAGTTTAAGTGATGATGTCAGTATTGCTTTGAACAATAAGGAGTTACACAAAAAGTATTCCATGAGGGATTATTTCCACATGGATTATTGGTGTGATGTGAGTCACTAGTGCTGACGTCAGATTCCTGCGAGAACGGGGAATTCCTTGCGATAATTTTCCGCGAATTCTGCGTCAATTCGCGCAGAAATGATGCATTCCTCGTTCCCCTGCGCCTCTGCGATGATTTCGCCGAGAGGGTTAACTATTTGTGAATTACCTGTGTAGTTTCTGTCGCTAGAAATGCAGTTGACTCCGGCGACGTAAGCTTGGTTCTCTATGGCGCGCGCCTTGAGTAGCGCATTCCAGTGCGCGATGCGCTTTGCTGGCCATGCGGCCTGCACGGTAAAGAGGTTGGCGCCGAGCTTTACTGCATCCCTGTAGAGTTCTGGGAAGCGCAGGTCGAAACATACGGTCGGTGCAACTTGCCATTCATTTATTTCGAACAAACTAGCGTCGCTCCCGCCGGTGAATTTCCCTTGCTCCATAAAGAAGGGCTTGCGCTTGTCGTAGTGCGCAAATTCAATGTCGCTTTCTGCGG is part of the Fibrobacter sp. UWR2 genome and harbors:
- the thiL gene encoding thiamine-phosphate kinase, producing MFPDLAEFKFIDSLLKKASPMAPVSPVSRSWLPAGDDCAIFDGWLVTKDLSVEGTHFRMDWSTPEQAVEKHIVSNVSDISSMGGSAKFALSGICINKSWDAQTRKRIGDAVAEGFARRGIALIGGDTVSADCGMLSTTLLGISDKGDPLLRSGAKVGDGVFVAGTLGKSAAGLWLLMNHPEAKDEFPTLVDYHLAPTIDEHCGARLVEMGVRGACMDISDGLSSELNHLALSSGVGIEIEERYIPVDPEVLRLSARYGLDPLEFALNGGEEYELLFTVSVKNDIFPRDDALSGGVFRIGTVVDGSGVRMRCSDGENRFVKAQAWSHL
- a CDS encoding GspE/PulE family protein, with protein sequence MNLGELLLRQHVLDEDRLAHAISEHKRTGLSLAKVLVRLQMVSEDTLTSILGVQMQSATKMRIGEMLLAQGYIKQEQLDKALETQKTTGKRLGRTLVELGYMPEERLVEILSRQFEVPYVKLENFSIDNDAYTYLPEEMCKQYKVVPLFVSKSEDDRKMVREALTLAMTDPTNMRVIQIVKFKVKMDVDVVMASEADVMKTIERVYAGHGPQEESLAELISESKDGEELETVERGQGGNDEPELSDEEGRAVVKIVTTLIHEAIARHASDIHLEPQETFLKLRYRIDGDLQVMAPIPARLMPQILSRIKLLSKMDIAEKRKPLDGRFTVRYKGSEVDLRVSSFPISLRKRGVCEKIVMRILDPNSGQFPLKDMGFDPRVFKQFIDAINAPNGIVLVTGPTGSGKSTTLYASIREILDSTINISTMEDPVELNIDGVNQGQINNAAGFTFAAGIRALLRQDPDVIMIGEMRDQETSSMAIEAALTGHLVFSTLHTNDAAGSFPRLLEMGLEPFLVSTAIKGILAQRLVRRICKYCKEPVEISESLREELHLSPDMQFYHGKGCDKCDGSGYKGRCGIYEFLVPNESVRNLVIKRASGDEIKRCAMKECDMITLRMDGINKALQGLTTLEQAVGASAPDD
- a CDS encoding UDP-glucuronic acid decarboxylase family protein, with the translated sequence MRCLVTGGAGFLGSHLCERLLDDGHEVICLDNYFTGRMANVAHLRDNRSFELIRHDVTEPILLEVDRIFNLACPASPIHYQFNPVKTIKTSVMGAINMLGMAKRVKARILQASTSEVYGDPAVHPQTEDYWGNVNPIGIRSCYDEGKRVAETLFMDYHRQNNVDIRIVRIFNTYGPRMLPNDGRVVSNFIVQALKGEDLTIYGDGSQTRSFCYVDDLIEGFVRMMNQDKIIGPVNIGNPGEFTMLELAKEVLELTGSKSKIVYRPLPGDDPKMRRPNIDLAKSALGWEPTIPLRQGLEKTIVYFEELLKGER
- the nth gene encoding endonuclease III, giving the protein MKKTDKIKFIGDKLDELFPNPPIPLDYTSPFTLLVAVVLSAQCTDIRVNQVTKVLYKKAKTPAAMVKLGVENIAEIIKPCGFFNTKSKNIYNLSKTLVEKYGGEVPRTFEELEALPGVGHKTASVMMIHAFKTPAFPVDTHIHRLAKRWGLSDGSSVEQTEADLKKIFPKEEWEKRHLQIIYFGRTYCKAMGHKPENCPICKVVGCK
- the cysE gene encoding serine O-acetyltransferase produces the protein MTVEEMEKSLRDEAKALVEKEPLSKLMLEEQVLSRKDFADMLGVTLACQLAGEVIDRDELEKMFREIYAKYPDLLLWAAKDIKATVLRDPACTSYLEPLLLFKGFQGLQAYRVAHALWTENRPFPAKMLQNIISRKFGMDIHPAAKIGHGLLIDHATNIVIGETAVVGNNVSFLHGVTLGGTGNETGDRHPKIGNGVMLGAHAQLLGNIHIGDCAKIGAGAVVLCDVPPHTTYAGVPAVEVGHPTDDMPSFNMQQDFTRDCD
- a CDS encoding phosphotransferase, which codes for MDDMQGISSKRWFMGKGARIDSVSEETRASIAGCAISIVRVTFNASENRAPDFYALIEDECRIGNMLEEAFSAPEKSYAASSGKIVFKCGHDFTAKTQHGDLQKSLSAIRPLDAEQSNSAFASERLFFKLYRRLQAGAHPEVETLEHLEKEGLDAIPHFYGSCKYIDDSGNEYALGILEERLTCMQDAWAFFTQGKQDQKSLTQAAFGLGEATAEMHCALKGLTGTQPQAPDIPFDKLERLLHNAIGAGTPAGNETSALLASVAEKLPRLREIAAKSFDGTTETLFAPQRIHGDYHLGQVLVSAQSSTEKNAQVFKILDFEGEPSRSLEYRRAMRSPAVDIAGMLRSFQYAGATAAYDSATCERAFLEGYAQAAHIDAAALETACAPYVLAKAIYEACYELEFRPGWFHIPASALLNFLYLQPL
- a CDS encoding nitrilase-related carbon-nitrogen hydrolase — protein: MLDIFLVQMEVAANDKAKNFAKVEALVRDIRKKADDPVKGLIVLSEMFATGYLPLHPEKAAENFSTSAAGETAQFLHGLAQQTGCIVMGSGISSSDTGLLTNHTSVYTAESDIEFAHYDKRKPFFMEQGKFTGGSDASLFEINEWQVAPTVCFDLRFPELYRDAVKLGANLFTVQAAWPAKRIAHWNALLKARAIENQAYVAGVNCISSDRNYTGNSQIVNPLGEIIAEAQGNEECIISARIDAEFAENYRKEFPVLAGI